TATATTGTGACACATTcacatagaaatgataatgaggcGAGGAGTGTCATTAAAATTTAGTTTTTGATATTTAGATTTAGGTACGTTATTTGTTATCTAATGTGTTCATGGGAAATATGACAACAAAGAAAACCGTATAGTGCCAGACTGATGTTCACCTCTGCAAAATAAAGCTTTGGTTCTCTCCTCTATCGCTAATGCTGAGAGAACTGTCGTGACAGGTCACAATTGCGTCAGCTGGTGACGATTTATTGATACACTGATGACAGTGTATCAAACACAAACCTGtctattttttctctatttttttgcGTTGCTACACTGCGTCCGGAGGATTTTCCCGCTCCCAAGGAAAAATCGATTTGACTCACGCAGTatcaagaggaggaaggaatggcagttctccatcctctctctctctctctctctctctctctctctctctctctctctctctctctctctctctctctctctctctctctctctctctcccacccgaaCACTGACATGATAAGTACTGACGAAAGAGACTCCATCTTAAGGATAATTTTCATGGAGCTCATCTCCGATGTCCTAATGATAATCGCATCAATCATTTATTTCTTATGACATTTCTTCATTCCTACATGACTGTGTGAACAGCAACCCGAACACTGACATGATAAGTACTGACGAAAGAGACTCCATCTTAAGGATAATTTTCATGGAGCTCATCTCCGATGTCCTAATGATAATCGCATCAATCATTTATTTCTTATGACATTTCTTCATTCCTACATGACTGTGTGAACAGCAACCTTTACCACCGTGAATTTCTGTACCTCAACGTGACACAGATAGCACCAGTTCTTCAAAGTTTTTCTACACCTTATGAATCGGTTAGAAGGTATGGTTTCAGTTTCAAGCATATTCATCTTGGCAATTGTCACAAGGAAGCGTCAGGACTGGGTCACTAGTTCCTGTGGCATTCCTGGTGATGGTTGAGCGCGCGACAGTCACGTGTTCCCTGCGGCGAACGGTAGCACAGTAACGGGTCTAAGATTACCTCTCTTTGTCCACTGACTGATGGAAGTTCGCGTCAAGGTAAAGGTGCGAATACGACTTTTTGAATAAACTAACATGAACAGATAGCTTACGTGTTAATGCCGTAGTTGTAAACCTCTTGATTCCCTATATATTCCCAACATCTATATAAAAGATTTCTTTGATACTCAGTAGTGATGCATACTTTCAGATAACTTTTGGTCCTCAATTTATTTATGACTCGGGGCAGGATAGTCTGATCTCTCTTTACTGAAAACAGCTGAATAAAGATATCTATCTCTTTAAAATCAACAAGAAAATTATTCCttaagaagaaaatgtatatcgATTTTAAAGCTGATGAGATACAGTTAAATTCTCTGGTTCTATGTGGCCAGGTAAGGCAAGAGTCACCTTGGCTACCACTGTTTCCtgtgagggatgtgaggaagcggatcgtttatgatataaagaatggTCAAGTGGTGTGAGAGGAGAAGAATAGAGCTTAGGCAATAAATCTGAATGTTGATAAACCAGTATTACTACAGATAAATTATTGATAGATTCTGTGGAATTTGTTAAGCGTTAGAAATTCATGATTTTTCAGTGATTCTTAACATAAGAAAGATACCCATCAACATTGATAAACTTTTTGTATTGGACCCTATACTTTGGTCTCCTTTAAAAAACGTGAAAATTAAAGTTACTGTTGCTATGTTTTTAGACAGAGCAGCTGTCGGCTCAGGAAGGACACGTCGAGTGTGAGGTCCTGGTGTAAATAATGGGTTAGGACCGACAGAACTAATGCAGTTGTAGTTAAGGGTGAGACTACAACGAGGGTGAAGTCACTTCTTTCATATTTACGACCCCATTGCGTGCAAGCAAATGCTGTGTCGTagatatatcctttttttcttcagcTAATTCATGAGAATATCTTGGAAACTATCCGTGAAGGTAAAAATCATGTCATTCCTTTTTATATTTGGGGTTTATGGCGAACATTATCACTGCAAATTATTGGCATAATGCAAGAAATGAGCACTGTACTTCCTCAAGTTATGCAGAGAGGGAGGTCATGTCTACATCAGAAAGACATGTCAATATTTATGCGTGAGGCTGTCTAGTTCCGTTCTAGCATTTTGCTATACTACAGCAGACTATCTATTAggcagaggatatatatatatatatatatatatatatatatatatatatatatatatatatatatatatatatatatatatatatatatatatatatatatcattgatatcACTGACAATAGCCTTGTAGATAGTTTTTGTATATAATCTAAATTTTCAGCTATCATCACTTGATATTCGTCCACATTTAATGATGTTTTGGGATTAGTTTTGATTTCCCGAATCTATAGATGATACATTGTAAGACAGGAGCAAACTAATAGGTTGTTGATTAGTTTATTATTAAGTTATACACAGAAATTTATCATAATATTGTTTTATCGGTGAATTACATTCACCAGCACCAACAAGATTTAggaacacatatacatttcaacacattttGCTTTAATTGTATCAACATTGGCTTCCATCATCTGGTCTGCCATTCGTTTACCTACTAATGAAAGATAAACATATTTCAAATGCATTTCCTTTTCATATTCTCTTCATATCTATTTTCCGtatccaccaccaccgctgctactGGAGCCACCACCATAGCCGCCGCCGTTGCCTCCGTTGGAGCCACCACTATAGCTGCCGCCGATGCCTCCGTTGGAGCCGCCATTGGAGCCACCACCATAACCGCCGCCGATTCCTCCGTTAGAACCACCGATGCCTCCGTTGGAGCTACCACCATAGCCGCCCCCGATGCCTCCGTTGGAGCCACCACCATAGCCACCGCCGATGCCTCCGTTGGagctaccaccataaccaccgcCGATGCCTCCGTTGGAGCCACCACCATAGCCACCGCCGATGCCTCCGTTAGAACCACCGATGCCTCCGTTGGAGCCACCACCATAGCCGCCGCCGATGCCTCCGTTGGAGCCACCACCATAGCTGCCGCCGATGCCTCCGTTGGAACTACCACCATAGCCGCCGCCGATGCCTCCGTTGGAGCCGCCATTGGAGCCACCACCATAACCGCCGCCGATTCCTCCATTAGAACCACCGCCATAACCGCCGCCGATGCCTCCGTTGGAGCCACCACCATAGCCGCCCCCTATGCCTCCGTTGGagctaccaccataaccaccgcCGATGCCTCCGTTGGAGCCGCCATTGGAGCCACCAACGTAGCCGCCGCCAATGCCACCATTGGAGCCACCACCATAGCCGCCGCCGATGCCCCCACTGGAGCCTCCATTGGAGCCACCACCATAGCCGCCGCCAATGCCCCTACTGGAGCCTCCATTGGAACCACCACCATAGCCGCTGTAGCCGCCACTGGAACTACTACCATATCCACCGCCGGAGCCACCACTGGATCCACCACTGGAGCCACCATCATATCCGCCTCCGCTAGCGCCTCCAGCATAGCTCCCAAGGTTGAAACTCACGGTTGATATTCCCCCAACACCTCCAGAGCTTCCAGTGGAGccgtaacctcctcctcctccactactgaATCTACTACCACCATAGCCGCTACCGCCGGAGCCACCGCCGAAACCTCCAccagaccctcctcctccgccgccgccagaGCCGTAACCTCCGTTACCAAATCCACCTCCGAAGCCACTTCCACCGTGGCCTCTGCCGCCgaagccaccacttcctccacctccactactTCCATGTCCACCTGGCTTGGCAGAGCCAGACACGGCCAGCAGAACCGCGCCTAAAGACACTAACAGCAGCTTCTGAAAGTAAATTAGACTGATATTAAAAATCATGCCTAAAATTTTCTTACTATCGTACGGGCTTGAGATATTTTGCACTAATTTCTCCTAAGTATTGATTAATAACTATCATTCTTGACTAGATTTCCCTTATCAGATGAGCAAGAAAATTATTCTTCCATTAAGGATATCTTTCATGCAAATGAGACTTATCTTTAAAAGCATCTTATTGATATACAAACATTTCTTAAATGAACTTTATGATAAGCGTCTTAGAGAAATATTCTCTCGTCTTTTGAACATCTAATATGCTGACGAATCCAAGCTTCAGAAAATCTAGAAGACACTGATGTTACATGCATGAATTATCTTTTTCATTACTTGAACAGTATTATTGATAtcaaatatgtaagaaaaacaaCCTTTATGTTGCAACAACCCTGAAGTTCCATCAAGACTGAGTGTCAACCACTTGGATATTTACGTCAAATTGTTGAACTGAAAAAAGCACATCCACTTATGGTGCGGAATAACTAATTCAAGTAGAAGTTTAAGACGAGCAGCCTTCATTACCACTTACCATTGTGATGTTGCCAGGACTGACTCAAGCTCCGAACTTGTGATGGAGATGCGCTGTGAAGAGCTTTTATACCTCCACTCTCGAGAGCCCATTCACCAGCTCTTCTCCAACCGTGACCGTTTCAGCGTTCATTTCTTTAATCAGTCTGCCACGTACTCACTTTTTTACTAACTGCATCTGCCACCCATGACAATATGAAGCTTTGTGTGAAGGGAAGACTATAACTGGAATTATGAATCTTTGTCTGCGGGAAAATGAGATTTCGTTGATGCAGTTCGTCCACTGTTGGTAAGTACCATATACACAGTGACTGTGGTCTATGAATTGTCCTTAACGCCTGACGTTGTCGGCTTTCATGACTTTAAAGGCGTAAACCCCAAACAACCAGCCGACCAATACTTCTACTAAACACTACATTTCCATATGATTATGGGAGAAGTTTTATCATTAGTTGAGTTGTTAAAATCCTTAAACAGTTCACCAGATTCCAATAGTAGTGATAAGACCTATAACAGTTTTTACACTGCAACAATGATAAAGTGCAAATATGCAGTAAACGTTGTTCAACATTATCATGCATGTAACGTCATTAGTATACATATAAATTCATGCATTATGGTCCAGTACCTTACATATAATGCATAtactagataaatagatagatagatacatagataaatatatagattagatagatagatagatagatagatagatagatgttacgAATGTATGCAAATTTTTTCTTGATGTAAGATTATTTCACCTATGACTAAAGTCTGAAAAGATGTTCATAGTCTTTATAAATGGCCTTGCGATTGTGATTCATAAAGTGGATTTCGAGCTATCGATATACTTTGGTTTCGCCTTGACAGACATTCCGGTCAGTCACCAGGTAAATGGTGCTGATCCAGGAacagctagctctctctctctctctctctctctctctctctctctctctctctctctctctctctctctctctctctctctctctctctctctctctccctctctctcgtccgaCACAGAGGTCATGAGAGTGTCAAGCGCTCACTCATCACCGGTATATCGAATGGAGTTAGTTAGCCACTCCCGAACGCAACCATCACATGTATTAGCCCGGGATACCGTGTTAAGAAATAGCAAATTCCTCATACTAAGCCTGACGCTTACCGCTCTTCacttaacagaagacctggttaACAGCACACCTAATTGAAAGGCTGTTATGAGATGTAAGTAGTCATAGCTGTTCAGAGAAAGGCACAAACTACCGTGTACGATTAACTGAGATAAAATCTAGATGTCtggacttaatatatatatatatataaattagatgTCGGTAACAGATATAGGAGGTTTGTGTTTCGCAAATTTTTCTGGTAGCTACCTTGTCAGGCAGAGCAGAGCGTAGTGTCATCTATGATATTTTTTCAAGCATTTTCCATTCTTGAATAATAGTTACATCACCCAATTTCCCCGTTCATGAATCTAAGTTATCTAGTTTTTGAAGCCCTTAAGATTACCCAGTCATTTCCCATTTCCTGTCTGTCGATTACAATGAAAATTATCTGATTCTCTGGAAGTGTAAATGACTGAAAGGAAGTGTAATTCTTGGAGACTTGAGTACTCTTGCCTAACACATGTTTTCAGTCTCAATCATGGAAAACTATAAACTCAGAGGTCTTAGTGAAAGGTGCAATGCAGTGGTATACAACCGATCATGACGGTGTTTTCCTTAACTTGTCTATCAGCGTCACTCAAACCTGATGAAATCTTATGATGTTGTGGTATATTACCATCACACTTACTAAAATGCTTCTGCTTTGTTAATGGGCATTTACCGTCTCAATCGGCAAAATACTGATGAAATATGTTGTTACCGCCTAATGGAGATATTGAAGCTTCTCTACGCTGAGACATTTGTTTAGTAAAGACATAATGCCACATTTTCATTGATACATAAAGAACCAAAGCATCTGagatatatctgtaatttgattCTAATTATGTCTTCCCATATTCCGAGTTATATctcgaaaagaaaaagacatttgTTTTAGGGAAAGATAAAAGTATCTGGGAACTAAAAAACGTCAGGTTGAATtatgattttatttcatttatatttcactATGAGCCATTGTCTTCATAAACTCCAAGTCAACGACCTCATACCAAAGATAACACTCACTTTCAATCAGCCAATAACCAACATATATCATCATAATCGAATACAGTATCATAAAAGACAGCCTCTAAAGAATTCGGAACGAGCACTTCACAGAAATATTgtacgctttcttctttcaaccacAGACTAATGAGAGATGCTGAGGGAGCGACATTCCCTACATATCATCAGTGGACAAATGATTCGTTATAAAGAGCACATCACTCATGTTCACTAGATCAAGATGACCATAAATAGCACCAGATGTAGAGTCATTATATATTTTCACTGTGCATATCGATCCACTCAAAGGGGTCTTAAAACTGTCTCTTGTTCTTAAAACTATAAGAACAGGATGTATTtgtacacaatacacacaacttTTGGTGTAAGTGATGAGCTTGGTTTTACTACAAGTGGGTTTATCAGAATTAAACAGGTATACGTTTCTTCATATAATTACTTTTCTCAGTATTCTACAGCTTCTCATTACAGTACCTGTACAGAAACAGACGTATGCGTTATATACAATCATTTCTCCTTCAAGTTCCTTGGGCTAGAACAGTTGAGAACATAAAAGAAACTTGTTAGCATTTGCATGAAGTGGGATTAGCTTATTTTAGATTCGTTAGCATTACTTCTATTTCCCATAGCTTCCTCCACCGCCTGAACCACCACCATGGCCGCCACCGCCGGAGCCGCCAGCACCATAGCCGCCACCGCCGGAGCCgccaccaccatagccgccaccaaaGCCACCGCCGCCGGAGCCACCGCCGCCGGAGCCACCGCCACCATAGCCGCCGCTGGAGCCACCTCCATGGCCGCTGAGATGAAAGCTGACGGAGGATGTGCCTCCGCTTCCTCCGAATCCACCAGAGCCGTAGCCTCCTCCGCCGCCGGAGCCACTTCCGAAacctccacctccatatccaccacCGCTGGAGCCACCTCCGAAacctccacctccatgtccaccgCCGCCAGATCCACCACCAGAGCCGTAGCCTCCTCCGCCGCCGGAGCCACCTCCGAAACCTCCGCCTCCATATCCACTGCCGCCAGATCCACCACCGAAGCCACCTCCTCCGCCGCCGGAaccacctccataaccacccccgTGGATGGTGGTGATAAATCCTGTGCCTGCACTACCTCCGTAGCCTCCTCCACTGGATCCTCCTCCGTGACCACCTCCTAAGCCACCTCCACCGAATCCACCTCCGAAACCACCTCCCCCATATCCTCCGCCTCCgaagccgccaccaccaccaccaccaccgcctctatgTCCACCTGGCTTGGCAAAGCTAGACACAGCCAGCAGAGCTACGCCCAGGCAGACTATCACCAGCTTCTGAAAAAGAAATTGATGAaactttagattatgaaatatctGCAATCGAATATCAACATTTGGTATAGTACATGAATTTCTCTGTTGCATTTTCGATTTCGTAGCTTCCCACTGTTAATGATCCTTTGTTATGATAGAACATGATAATACAGCAAAGCCATTCCTAATGTCAGAGTCATCAGTTGCACTCTCTTTGAAAAGCCATTGTTATAGCCATCAGTTGCACTATCTTTGAAAAGCTATTGTCACTGAGATAAGTTTATTTTCTTGCTAAAGATAAAAACTACAATGATATGCTTGAGTTGGATTCGTAATCGATTTGAGATACTGTCTGTGAAGGATCGATGTTCTCAAAAGAATAACGATTGTTTTTTCAAGAAACCTTTGGTATGATTTTGTATAAATCACAAGTTTAATACCCGTCTGTGATACTAGCTGCCTTATCAAATGATTTGCCTAAATTTGCATAACATATGGTTCACTCAAGAAACCACAACATCTTATCATACGCATGACGACTTTGTAAGCATTGGCAgtctggtttagcaggatatgaTAATTCTTGATTGAGGGCTAACTGCTCTTACCATGATGTGTTGGTAGAGCTGTCTTGTCAGGAAATTGctgaagagatgctctgtgcagtGGTTTATATACCAACGTCGGGAGATGGCCCTGTCACCGCGTCCTTGCCAAACGTGACCCGTTCACgacctatatttctttttctaacgtcatgaaaaaaaattcttttatatattcatcatttcctttcGTGATGGTATGATTGCTGTCTTGGGTAGGAAGACTGCAAAGTCAGGTATAAAATGCTATCGTGTTCAATTCCAACTCTCAAAATGTTTCTAGAATCACCAGCACCTAATAACGTCTTTTGATAACAcattctcatttaccttttgatCGCTAATGATTACTGAGAACCTTCTATTGCCATGGTGATACTGGTTAGAACCATCATTGGTCGTAAAACATATTGcaatatttcattttcagtgtTTGGATGGTAATTTGATAGACCACTTGAGCGTCATTTGATGTAAACTTATCAACACTGTAACCTTAAAAGACCTCTCACCAGAGTCCTGTTCGACCTAAGTCCTAACAATTTAGCGTCACTGGACAAATCTCCAAGATAACTAGTCATCACACTGGCTTCTCTTTTCATCGTAAGATGACCATATACCTGACTCTGGTTCTTTGGGTCAATAGGAAGGAGTGTGACGTTGAATCCATTCCTAAAGATCATAATTTCAATTCTCATTCAGATCCTCCTCATCAGCCTATACCTCACCCTTCCTGTATATACTCCAGCTTGTCTTCCGTAAGGATGTATCGGATTTGGGTATGGTAGATAAGTAATCCATGATTTTGCGGGAAAACAGAATTTACGAAAGACTCGTTTGAGTGTATGTAGATATGAGAACACGTGTGTACCTTCGATGTACCTACTTACCTTGTCTTTATCTCTGATGACCTGTGTACCTTGTCTTTAACCCTGATGACCTGTGTACATTGTCTTTATCTCTGATGACCTGTGTACCTTGTCTTTAACCCTGATGACCTGTGTACATTGTCTTTAACACTGATGACCTGTGTACCTTGTCTTTATCTCTGTTTACCTGTGTACTTTGTCCACATCTCCAGTGACTTGTAATCTGTTCGTACCCTCCATGACTCATACCTTACTCTTGCCTCTCATAACATTTAACTTACTTGTTCGTGCGATGATACGTACCTTGTCCGTACCACTGGTGTCACATATCTTACCCGTTTCCCAATTGTGAAGTCTCCAGGTACATCCAAATATAAAAGAATGCAAAACAAGTGGATGAATAGATTGAAGGCGTTAGGAAACGTGGACTTCTGAGGTCACGGGATTACAGATGACATGTTGGTTACATAAGAGACTCACATCAATGTGTCGTGTCACACAAGAGGGAGAAATACTGCGTGAGTAGGAGGAACGGAGTCACGTTAAGATTCAGAGAAAAATATtgaaagaggaaaagagggaAGGAATTCTTAAGACACATTCCTTCAGAAATTCCTCATGTTATGAAAATCAAGACGTTGACATTTGGTTTCGTAAAAGAGGCAGAGAGACGCAGTTGAAACTTCTTGGATCGGGTGGAATCGTGAACGTCACTGGCCATAATGGCGTAGTGATCAGGGTGACTGAGCTGGAAACTCGAGATTTGCCTGTTGCATATGACCGATTTATCTTGACGACATCTGGCTTTGTCTCTTGATGAAATGATCTCTGTTCTCAATTTGTGTCATGGCCCCATGGGCAAGTGGGAATCAGGTGATGGAAATGAAGCAGCCGGCTCGTGCACTGCAAATAGACGAATTAAAAAAATCgtatacatttcaaaagacaacaATAGGAAATCTTTTTAACCAGCAGATGTCCCTGAAGAAGATAACTAACGCCATCAGGAggtaactgaggatattccctctccctAACACTATGAGACACTATTCTGGGATGCAGGGCTGGAGTCAGCCTCTCTCCTTACATAGAATCTACACCTACATATTTGGTCTAAACATCCCCGTACCTCCAGCGTTCGGATGGGAAACACAACCTCTGGTTAAGGGTGCAAACAAAATATTCTTTGCCCTGTAAAACTCACGATAGCTCTTCCTCTACCTGACAAGATAGTAAATGTGATAACTACAAATGTAATAAGTAGAGTACCGACTGGGGGACTATCATGTCTGGCGTACTGACTGGTGAAAATAGAGCTCAGAAAAGAATGGTAACTGATGAAAGCACGCCATTCAAATTGGTTAAAGAAAGAGGAGTTAATTCAGTCTTGGTAATTCACCATCACTCAGACCTCctgtgtgtgtcatagaagaaGACTAAAAGCAGCGGAAGGCTAGATATTGTCACCTCCATTAATATTACACTAAAGCTAGGAACAGAAAATCGAGCAAACCGAGGATCTTTCTTCGAAGGCTCAACTCCAGTTCTCCCTTACTCTGGCGAGAAAGTTAGTATGTATGAGGAGAAATGATACATAGGTACACAGCCTACACTACCATAAGAGTACTGCCTCATCTTGAAAAGTAGTAATATACATTCAATTTCATGCTGTCCAGCTGTACGGACATTACTGTAACCTTACACCATGAAAGACGAAACTACGTGTGAGAGACGATCCATATTAATAAAGCTTGTTTAATTCTTGTAGTGGCATTGTTTTGGTAATGTTTGGTGTGCAGGTATGTATAACCTCTTTCTCTGCAAGACATACTTTGGACTGACTAATGGTATCCTCGCCTAAACCTTAacctgggaatggatgaataCCAGATATTCTACATCCTAAGAATGAGCTTCGAATCCCTGCTATGTTTGCTTATCAAAGGTAAGGAagatttcatcgtatacatagtGTCCAGTTTAATTATGACTAATAtac
This genomic interval from Panulirus ornatus isolate Po-2019 chromosome 40, ASM3632096v1, whole genome shotgun sequence contains the following:
- the LOC139761516 gene encoding uncharacterized protein; translated protein: MRIEIMIFRNGFNVTLLPIDPKNQSQKLVIVCLGVALLAVSSFAKPGGHRGGGGGGGGGFGGGGYGGGGFGGGFGGGGLGGGHGGGSSGGGYGGSAGTGFITTIHGGGYGGGSGGGGGGFGGGSGGSGYGGGGFGGGSGGGGGYGSGGGSGGGGHGGGGFGGGSSGGGYGGGGFGSGSGGGGGYGSGGFGGSGGTSSVSFHLSGHGGGSSGGYGGGGSGGGGSGGGGFGGGYGGGGSGGGGYGAGGSGGGGHGGGSGGGGSKLLLVSLGAVLLAVSGSAKPGGHGSSGGGGSGGFGGRGHGGSGFGGGFGNGGYGSGGGGGGGSGGGFGGGSGGSGYGGSRFSSGGGGGYGSTGSSGGVGGISTVSFNLGSYAGGASGGGYDGGSSGGSSGGSGGGYGSSSSGGYSGYGGGSNGGSSRGIGGGYGGGSNGGSSGGIGGGYGGGSNGGIGGGYVGGSNGGSNGGIGGGYGGSSNGGIGGGYGGGSNGGIGGGYGGGSNGGIGGGYGGGSNGGSNGGIGGGYGGSSNGGIGGSYGGGSNGGIGGGYGGGSNGGIGGSNGGIGGGYGGGSNGGIGGGYGGSSNGGIGGGYGGGSNGGIGGGYGGSSNGGIGGSNGGIGGGYGGGSNGGSNGGIGGSYSGGSNGGNGGGYGGGSSSSGGGGYGK